CGTGCTATTGCTTAAGAAAATGATGATATGAAAGGTGAGGCACTTTCAGCAATTGACCATTACTAACTAGAGCAGTAAGGTTATCACCACATAAATTAAAAGACGATGAGATTATTACATAACGTCTTAATAATTAAAACGGGGGTTCAGCTTATGCGAAAATATGCGATTATTGGGGTCGGCCACGTTGGGGCGACCATTGCTTATACATTAGTTTGTAAAGGAATTGCGGATGAATTAGTCTTGATTGATACTAATGCGGCTAAAGCTCGCGCAGAGCAATTAGATTTACAAGACGCTCAAGCCCGTTTAGATAGTCGAACGATTATTAAAATCAATGACTATCATGAATTAGACGACACGGATATTTTATTTGTTACTAGCGGCAACATTCACGCGTTAGACCATGCTTCCGGTAACCGATGGGCTGAATTTGAATATACGAAGCAAATCGTTCAAGATATCGCTCCGAAAGTTAAAGCAACCAAATTTAATGGCGTGGTCATCGATACAATGAATCCGTGAGACGCAATTACTCACTATTTCCAACGTGCAACGGGATTAACACGCCAACAGGTCTTTGGGACTGGGACTTTCTTGGATACGGCGCGTATGCAAAAGGTTGTCGCAGAAGCCTTCGACTGTGATCCAAAAAACATTAGCGGGTATGTTTACGGTGAACACGGCGAATCACAATTCAGCGCGTGGTCAACGGTTCAGGTTAACGGTATTCCAATTACATCCTTGGTTGATAAGTATCATTTGGACTTAGATGCACTTGAGGCAGCTGCACGCCATGGTGGCTGGGCGGTTCATTCTGGTAAGGGTTATACCAGTTTTGCCATTGCCACTTGCGCGGTTAAATTAAGTGAAGCGGTCTTTACAAATGCTCGCTTAGCATGCCCGGTCTCTGCGTATAGTGAGACCTTTTGGACGTATGTTGGTCAGCCAGCAATCATTGGCAAAGATGGAGTCGAGAGTGTGACGACGCTTGCTCTGACTGCTGATGAACAAGCTAAGTTCCGTAATTCAGCGGACACGATTATCGAGAAATTCCACGCCTTTGATGACGTCTTAAGGTAGATTGCAAATTTAATCCGAATTTTTGGACAAATTTGTCAGCATAACCTGATACGGTGTTTGCCAGTCGAGTATTTTAAGCGGTCGCTGGTTAATTTGGAGTAACGTCGTCGTTAAATCTTGAGCACTAATGTGCTCAAAACGAGTCCCTTTAGGATAAAAATAACGTAAATTCCGATTAAAGCGTTCATTACTACCACGTTCAGCTGGCGTATAAGCATGGCAGTAATAGGTCTTAATACCATATTGTGCTTCAAGTGATACTAGCCCACTAAACTCAGTGCCACGGTCCACAGTAAAGCTGTGCACCGGACCATTAAAAGTGGTTAGGAACTTAGTTAGGGCTTCATTAACAGTCGCTGTCGTCCGATCTTTTAACCGGTATGCCCAAAGGAACCGTGATTTTCGATCGATTAAAGTTAATAAAACTGCCTTACTATGCCCACGAGGACCAACCACTGTATCTAGTTCAAAATCG
This genomic stretch from Pediococcus inopinatus harbors:
- a CDS encoding IS30-like element ISLpl1 family transposase, whose translation is MSSITYSERIKIETFCELGLSNIQMGVRLNRSPATISYELARCQPYQAELAQTDAEYKRSRCSRKTKLSDELKQKILNHLRLSWSPGMIAHKFKLATKSIYNWLNQGRIGFSLNDLPEHGVRQRRNVDQRSKYNQSLGRSIEQRPMMINQRNRIGDFELDTVVGPRGHSKAVLLTLIDRKSRFLWAYRLKDRTTATVNEALTKFLTTFNGPVHSFTVDRGTEFSGLVSLEAQYGIKTYYCHAYTPAERGSNERFNRNLRYFYPKGTRFEHISAQDLTTTLLQINQRPLKILDWQTPYQVMLTNLSKNSD